Sequence from the Muntiacus reevesi chromosome 9, mMunRee1.1, whole genome shotgun sequence genome:
ctttgccatttctttcctggatgcccctttctctctcctgcctaCTTCCAACAGTCTTTCCTGTCACCTACTCCGGGAAGCCCTTGCCACTTGTCTGGGGGAGGCACCCTTTTCTGTGCGGTAACAGCACCCCTCGCTTGGCCCTTAGCTCACTGTATGAATACTATCTCTAAAGGCACAGCTAGGGACTTCCTCttgctaagactctgtgcttccaatgcgggggatcagggttcgatccctggtcagggaactagatcccacatgctgaaactaagagtctacatgccacatgccacacaagacccagtacagctaaacaaataaatagataaattagtttatgtatatatatataatttaaaagggtcttccctgatagcttagatggtaaagaatctgcctgcaatgcaggagacctgggttcgatccctgggttgggaagatcccctggagagggaatggcaacccactccagtattcttgcctggagaactccatagacagaccacggggtcacaaagagtcagacctgactaagcgactcacacacacatatattttaaaggcaCAGTTAATCTTTCTCAGAGTCAGTGTGCACTGGGTCCTGTTCTAAACCCCTTGATGACTTACCTTACTGAATTCCCAATAACCTCATGCACTGAATGttatttacattcttttcttACAAGGTGGGGAAgtggaggctcagggaggttcaGATGACGTGGCGTCTCAGTTTCCTACACTGCATAACGAATTACAACAAACACGGAGGCTTAAAGCAACACAGGTCTGACCTTCGTGTCTGCCGCTCAGGGCACAGCTTGGCTGGGTGCTGTGCGCAGGGCCTCCCCAGGTGGGTGCCCAGGTGTTGGCTGGGTGCGGGCCTCATCGGGAGCTGGGGGTCCTCTTCTAAGCTGCTCAGGTGGTTGGCAGAATCCAGTGCCTTGCCACCGGAGCGTGAGGCCCTCAGAGCCTAGAGACTGCCCCCTCCATGTGGTACGGAACACGGCTGTTTGCTTCTTTAAGGCCAGCAGGAGACTCCTTTCCTCTTTGGGAAGGGCTCAGTCCCTCTTTTAATGGCTTTCATCCAATTAAGTCAGGCCCACTCAGGGTGGTCtcccttaaaatatatatatgtattttatttattatttatttattatttgcttgGCCACCTCACATCCTATTTGTGGCAtgcgagatctagttccctgaccaggggttgaaactagggccccctgctttgggggcatggagtcttagtcgctggagcaccagggaagtccctcccgtTTAATTAACTCAGTATCAACTGATTTGGGACCTTCATTACACCTGCAAAACCCCTTTACTTTTTCCATGAAAGGTCACTTAACTATGGGAGTGGCATCCCTGACACGCACAGGCCCCCTGCAGACCCGAGGGGAAGGGATGACCCTGGGTGTGCGCCCCAGGGTGGAGGCCACGTTGGACTTCTGCCCGCTGCACATGGCCAGCAAGCGGCAGCTCCAGTGGCCAAAGGCAGCTCTTCTTACTCTGAAGTCTGCTCCTCTCATGAGATGAGGCAACGAGACAAGAAAGTAAGAAGTGGACAGGAACGAGGAGGACTAGCCTGGGAACTGTGCGTACAGCGCCCGGCGTAGCGTCTGGCCAGCCTGGACACTCACTGCTCACAGTTCCCACCCGTGAAGGCCAGCTCCGTGGCCTGTATGCCGCTCTGCTTCCATACACAGTAGTAGTAGGAGCTGGGAGGAGCCTTGGGGTAGGGGAATTGCCGCAGAATTATTTCGCCATCTAATTTGAATTCTGTGCCTGGCTGGAAGAGGGGACCCAATACAAATGCCTTCTCGAACCCCTCACCCTCGATCACTACTGGTCAGATATAAAATAAActtgcgtgcgtgctaagtccctGTTCCTGTCCGACAgacctgtccaactctttgagaccctatggaccgtagcctaccaggctcctctatccatgggattctctaggcaagaacactggagtgagtcgccatccatcctccaagggatcttcccgatctagggatcgaaccagcatctcttatgtctcctgcattggcaggcgggtactttaccactagtgccccttgggaagcccccagataaACTTACCCTTCTTGTTCCTTCCTCTCCAGTCCCACCCCCCACGACCCCTACCATGAAGAAAGGCACAAAGTCGGGGATTGAtgctgcatcattttttttttttttacttttgcctTCTTAAAGCATGTGCTGAGCTGATTGGTGAAGCAGTTTGGCAATTAAAAACGCCCAGCGGCTTGGGCAGCGGCAGGGGGGAGGCCGGGTGAGGGGTTGGGGGGGACCCTCTCCCCTGGGCCAGGGAGCAGCAAAGCCCGCACTAACttcataaaatacaaaacaaggGAGGGTTGAAGGTAGGAGGGAGACTTGTAAAATACAATATCTTAGGGATCggcaataataaaaaataaggttCATTATTTACAAACAATTTCTGTTCTTGGTCTCTGTacagtgggggggaggggaggggcttaGTGGGTCGGTCTGttgatgtgtctgtgtgtgtatgtggtcggggtggggcagggaggcagtGGTCCTCTTGGTCATTATGAGAAAGGAGGTGGGTGACTCAGTGAGTGGTTTATCTAAGAAGGACGGATGGttgtgggagggagggggtgagaaCACAGTGGTTGGCCCAAGGGAACAGTCCAAATGTGGGGGGGAAGGGGGGCCCCGGTCAAGATCTAGGGCAAAGAGGGGCTGGTGGGCGGGGGGGAGTGGAACCCTTTCTCCTGGGATGGGACCCCAGGGGGCAGGGGTACGAGCCGGATCCGGGTTGGTGAGCAGGACGACCCCTCTTCTGAGTACCAGAGGTACGCCCTGTGTCCTGGGTCTTGGCACGGCCTAGGAGAGCTTGATGGTGGTGTTGGGGCCCAGATCcctggagagaaaagagaagtcaGGGGTGACTCTGTCCGGGGAGGACCCTCTCGCTCCTCTGCAAGCTGGGTTTGGACTTGGGAGGTATGGGGGGCGCGGGAGGGTGTGGCTGACAGTGCAGGGACCGGGGTGGGCGGAGGCTGGGTGGATCCTGGGAccccagggagggaagggaacCACCCACCTCTCATGGAACCACTCCTTAGGGTGGGAGAAGTCAGGGCTCGTGCTGTTCCCGCCGACGTCCTTCGGCCAGGCCTCACTCAGGTACTTGCTGGTCTCGTGGGTGCTGGCCCGGTGGTCATGTTGCAGGTGGTCCTGGGGCCGCTGCTCCACCGGCCCCCCGGGCTTGATCTCCCAGCCATCCGGGGGCTCCACGGGCAGCAGGGCACTGCGGCCATCCTCCCATGAGCCTGCTCCCTCGTCGTAGAACAGGAGGCTCCGGGAGGGCACTGCAGAAGGAGCTCAGGGTAAGCCACGGTGCCAAGGCTCCCTCCTGGTCTAGGCCGCATTCAGGGCCCAGGGGTCAAGGACCTGGGCCCTGGACTTTCTGATCTGAATCCAGCTCTAATGattcccagctgtgtgactgcAGGCAAGCCATGCCTTTCTGAGCTTGCTTATCCATAAAATAGGAATACTAGGGGCCAACCTTCTGTCGATATGAGGTTTCAGTGAGATAACAGAGTGACTGAAACTGTACTCAGAGCAAGTTAGCGCTCCCTAAGCAGAGGGCACTGAGCTGGGGCATCTGAGAGCTGGCTCATCCTACTGAACCACTCCCTTCCTGTGAGACCTTGAATAAACCTTTCTCCTATTTGAGGCCCCAGATTACCCCTCAGGgagatgagaaaaagagaaaacacatctGTTGGATATCTACCATGCCTATCAGACATTGTTGGTATCCTTTAACCTATATCAAATCATTAACAAAAACTCTTGGAATGAGATGTTTTTAGGTCCATTTCACAGAACAGGTCATTGAGGCTCCAGGTGGTCAGGGACGTTGTCCCAGACTAAGGATGATGCCCGGTGGCTGAGCTGCAGACCCTGGCCTGCCTGACTCCAGGATCCGCCAGCATCCTCCTCACCCTCAGGGCCCTGACCTCACGGTCTGCCTGGGCAGGGCCCCTGGATCTGTGCGCTGCCCCAGCTCCACGGGCCAGCCTGCTCCAGGGGCCACCTCCTCCCCTTCGCCCAGTCCTGTGGGGACCCTGAGCCTGAAACCCATTCATTCCTGTGCTCCTCTGACTCTGCTTTTGTCCATCAAcacatctccccctccccctaaTCCCACTCCCCCAATTTCCATTCCTTCCTCTCCGAGGTCCCCTGTGCCTCCCATCACACAGACCCCCCTGGTCTTGAGAAAACGGACATGTGCCGCTCATGATCTGGCATCTCTGCCACCCACCTCCCTCAGCAActgcctctcctctccttctccgGCTGATCTGGTCCAGGGAGGGGTTTTCACTCCCCgcctctgcttcctcttccccTAACCCTCCCCACGGCTGCTCCCTCCCCTCAAGGCCCTGCAGGCCCTACTCATTCTCCCCGCAGCATCCCTCCTTCTAGAAACTCACTCCTCCCCAGCGCCTGGCTCTGCTCTCCCCGACCTCCcatctgtttccttttcctcctcctgccctgctgGATGACTCCAGGAGGTGATGAGCGGCCGTCTGGAAGTCCCTCTGGAGGTCTGTCTGAAGTACCCTCTGCCTCCGGAAACCCACACTGTTCTTTGCTGCCCCCTGTGCCGGTTCTCCCCTTGCCACTGCGTGTCgtgtcttttctctcctttttcaagCTCGTCAAAAAGGGAGCAACTGGTGTTCATTTAGTAAGAGCCTGCTGTGTACCAGGAACTGTACCGAGAGCCTTCATGCACCATGTCATTCAGTCTTCACAGCAAACATGCTCAATAAGCGTGGAACTGGTAACTCCCATTTTCGAGATAAGAGATTAAAATTTAGCATGCTTCAGACACACGCCCGAGCTCACACGCTTAGCAAGGGGCAGATATGACTGACTGGGAAACTCCATGTTCTTAACAGTCCTCACAAGCCCCACGGGGTGGTAACTAGTTCAGCCCCACGCTTCTGCCCGTGACAGACATTACCCGTGGATCTCACCACTCCTTCCTGTTGATCCTGAACGGCGCCTCAGAGTCCCTAACAGTACTTCATGCAGCCACCACCATCTTATGGAAAATGGCCCTGGAGCTGAAACTCACTTGCTATCCCAGCTGAAAAACACTCATGGTGGCTTAGCAGATGCCCCCTATTAACTGGCACCATAATACATGGGGGATAGAGTGGGAACATTCTTGCTATTCCCTAAACCTTCCCCCCTCGCCCCCCACCGTCAAGCCACTCCTGGGTGGGCTGGGAATCAGGGGCTCTGATTGTGGTCCTAATTCTATAACTAACATCAAACAAATCATAGACCCTTGGgaagggcctcagtttccccatctgcaaaatgggaaggtAGAATGAGTCAGCCCCAGACCTGGCTCCTCACTTGCGTCTGTCTTCTGCCCGGAAGCTGgggctggtgtggggggagggcagcCCTGCTTGGGGCACTCACTCTGACTGGCGGTGTAGACGCTGTCAGCGGCCATTGGGTCTTCCTTCACAGTCTGGGAGCCAGAGGAGAACGCAGGGAGGCAGGGCACGAGGGAGCCCAGCACCAGGACGAAGCACAAGGCTGCCACCTGCAAGTGGAGAGAGTGTGGTGGGCAGAGCCGGGCCGGGGAGGGCTGCGACCCTGGCCACCCCCaaagccctcccccacccccgccatgaGCCAGTGGGGGCCAAAGGTTCATCATTTTTTTCAGGAAATCTGCTCCCAGAGCCCATGTGGTGGAGGAGAAGGTGGAGGCTGTTGGGCCATCTCAGCCCATTGGAGACAGCCCACCCCAGGCAGCACTGGAAAAGAGAGGGGGTTGGCCAGTGTGGCCGTCACCTCTGGGGTGGGAAGGAAtcaggaaaggaagggagggctaggtgctggaggagactgaggctggggCAAGGGACGGGACATATCTTCACACCAGATCCCCAGCAGGGTTCCAGGACGACTGGCCAGCAGGGGAGCTAAGAGTCATGGAGCCCAAACTAACACCTGCCTCTACGCGGGCTTTGCCACCTGACAGCTCGGGGACCTCAGAGGGCCCAGGGCAGTGATTAACCCGGAGGCAACAGCTGTACAGCTACAGGGGGCGTGGAAAAGAAGCCGGCAGAGGCCGCGGCCACAGCCTGAGCAGCCCGCCACGCACGCTAGAGAGAGACAGGGCCACACGTCCCCGCGTCGCCCCAGGCCCATCCCCCGACTGGCTCCTCAGGGGCTGCCTCCTCCTCAGGGGCTGCCTCCTCCTCAGGCGCTTGGCCTGTCATCCCCTAGCAGGGTTCGTGTGAGTCACTACACATCCACACACCGTGTCAGAACCGGTCAGGGAAGGTCATGTTCCGGAAGGTTCCATGGGCTTTGGTGAAAGAGGCTGGGGTCTGCTGGAGTCAGTGCACCAGCGATGAGGATATTTGACCCTGGTAACGCTGCCGACAACATTGCCGGTCCCTGAAAGCTCTGCACACCGCCCCTTCCCACTCCCCTGAAAACCGGCCGGGGGAAGACCGGCCGCCGGCGGCTCTGTGGTGAGGCGACAGTGACCTACCATGAGGCAGGTCCCAGTCTGGGTGGCGGCCATCTTGTAAGGTCTGGAGATCTTGTTGGTGACCAGAGTCTGGAGTTTCTGCAGCTGCTGGAGCAGAGTCCTGAGGGGGGCAGAGCGGTCACCCGGCGGCTCTGACCCAGCCGGCAGGCATCCCTGCCTCCTGGAGCTCCCCCCGGGtgcggggtggggctgggggccccTGGGCTGCCTCTAGCCTTGGCTTCCACAGCAGGTGCCCGCTTCACTCAAGGCAGAAAAGGTCACTTCCCGCTTGGCTCCTCTGTGGCGTGGCCGGGGCACCTGGCGCCCGCTTCACGGTGAATAACTGGGGCACCCTGTGGGAGCTCAGAGGGGCCCCGGGAGGCTTCTCTTGGCCAAAGCGGAGGTTGGAGGCAGGTCTAGCCCACCTGGGCTGAGGtcaccttcttttctttctttaacccCGCACCAGCTGCAGCTAAACTGACCTTCCCTCCTTCTACCCTGAGCTGATAAGAAGGACATGTCTGGCATTGACCTGGTACATGGTGAGGAGTGAGCGTGCGGGGAACGGTAGCTACCATTTTTGTTAATTGTGTCACTGCTTTTGCTTTTATCACAGCACCTGTAACATTTCATTTACAAATTTGTATGTCattccatggcgtcgcaaagagagGAAATCTAACGTGTCTGAACACGGCTGAGCGGCTGAACATCAACGTCAGTCTCTTTCACTAACTGtgggggctccctgagggcagggactgggtCCTCCCCAGCAAGGAATCACCCCACCCTTGGTGAACAAATGTTGAATCATCTCTTCCCTCCCGCCCAgccggtccatggggttgcagttcCCAGAATGTACAGCAGGTGGCGAGACAGCTCCAAGGGCCTGGCCCTATTTAGGGCCAGAGAGGAATCTGGGCCAGAGGAAGGGGGTGAGGGGCGAGGGCTCCCACCCCTCTTCCCTGAGCCAGGGGGGCATTCTCCAGGTCAGTCAGGGGAGTGGCTGGATCCCGTTGGAGAAGCTGGGGGAgaaggcaggaaagaaggaaaaagcctTCTGTTGAGCACCTGCTCCCTACCACCTGCTGGCTGCCGTTTTAATTACTCCCAGCGAACAATTATTAAAGACCTACTGCGGGCTCATGACTGGTCACTAACAAGAATTCAGAATAAcagccagaaaaagagaagaaaagttaaCACGAAGGGAGCATTCTCAGATGCCAAGGACAGTGCAGGCCCTATACTTGCTAGGTTTCATGGCATCGTCACACGAATCCGGGGAGATACCGCTTCCATCGTCTCCGTGCAGACAGAGAAACTGGGGCCCAGAGACGTGTTACAGTTTTCCCAAGATCACAAAAACAGCCCCCGGAGCTGTGACTTTCCGTGGCCACCGCATGCCAGGCCCTGTGTGGGCTCCAGACTGTTTCTCAAACTTAGTTGTGAGCGTGAATCACTTCAGTGTGTTGctgaaatgcagattctgattcaagtTAAGTGTGGGGAGAGGCccgagattctgcatttctgcaAGCCCCTAGCTGATGTTGACGTGCTGGGCTGAGAAACTCACTTTGAGTGGTAAACGTACACCAGGGCTCTAACTTCAGGGTGCCTCAGAATTAACCTGAGGGCTTGTTAACACATGGGCTGTGGAGCCTTCCCCGGATTCAGTAGGGCTGGCACGAGCCTGAGCACAAAGCACTTCAACAAATGCCCAGGGGCTGCTGCTATTGCTGGCCTCTATTACCTCATTTAAGCATCTCGCCAGCCCCGTCTGGTATCTAGAGTTCTGAGTGGATAAAGGAGGATGGGAAACTGAGGGTCCCAGGCCGCAGGCTCCCTGTGTCTGGGATTTGCATCACCCTGAACTCAGTGGCCtgtcctccctcctgcctcccagagCTATGCCAGAGCCAGCCACTGGCTGCGGAGGGCAGGGGGCCAGAGGGGAACGCAGGTGGCACTACCCACCTGTTGGCATTCTCCAGGGTTTCCACCTTCTTCCACAGTTCATTGTTCTCAGATGTAAATGTCTCCACCCTGTGGGGGCCAAGCAGGCACAGGCTCAGTGGCAGCCCCTGGACCTggctcccccccaacccccatttTGGGGTCACATGGTGTGTGGCACGCAGAATCTTAGTCCccgaccaggatttgaacccgtgccccctgcactgggagcagagtcgtaaccactggaccaccagggaagtctctctgcTGCCCACTTTGCCCTGCCCACCAGCATCCTCCTCCCCatgccccccacccagcccccgagagggtgggagaggaagCCAGGTTGGGGAGCGGAGCCCAGGCACCCGGGCTGTCCACCCACCCCAGGCCTCTTACTTCTTTTCTAGACACTCCACGTACTCCTTCTTCTTACGGCGGCTCTCCTGGGCCGAGATCTAGAGGGGGAAGCCCCCAGCGGGAGTTGTTATTGTTCAATCACCGAGCTGCGTCCGGCTctccgtgaccccgtggaccacagtaggccagacttccctgtccctcacaggGTTACCAGGCCACGCATCCACTCCCTGGGCTCCCCATTTTCAGGACTAGCACGGCCAGGGGACCAGAggccccccccccaccgcccccgaggaagccccagggcagggccagggtCTGCCTCTTGCTTTACCTTGTTCTTGATTTTCCTCCGGACCCTCTTCAAGGCCTTCTCCTCGGCTTTGGTGAGGGGCAGTTTGGTGGGGATGGGGTAGCCCTCAGCAACCAGGGTGCGCTTCTCCTCCTCCGTCAGGAGCAGCGGCCCCGATGTCCCCTGTAATTTCTGCAGCAAGGAGGATGTACTAGTTAGGAACCAGACAGACTTGTATTCAAATCTGAGCTCGG
This genomic interval carries:
- the CREB3L1 gene encoding cyclic AMP-responsive element-binding protein 3-like protein 1, translating into MDAVLEPFPADRLFPGSSFLDLGDLNESDFLNNAHFPEHLDHFAENMEDFSNDLFSSFFDDPVLDEKSPLLDMELDSPTPGIQAEHSYSLSGDSAPQSPAMPIKMEDTTQDVDHGAWVLGHKLCSVMVKREQSPELPVDPLAASSAMAAAAAMATTPLLGLSPLTRLAVPHQAPGEMTQLPVIKAEPQEVNQFLKGTPEDLVQMPPTPPSSHGSDSDGSQSPRSLPPSSPIRPMARSSTAISTSPLLTAPHKLQGTSGPLLLTEEEKRTLVAEGYPIPTKLPLTKAEEKALKRVRRKIKNKISAQESRRKKKEYVECLEKKVETFTSENNELWKKVETLENANRTLLQQLQKLQTLVTNKISRPYKMAATQTGTCLMVAALCFVLVLGSLVPCLPAFSSGSQTVKEDPMAADSVYTASQMPSRSLLFYDEGAGSWEDGRSALLPVEPPDGWEIKPGGPVEQRPQDHLQHDHRASTHETSKYLSEAWPKDVGGNSTSPDFSHPKEWFHERDLGPNTTIKLS